A single window of Gossypium arboreum isolate Shixiya-1 chromosome 13, ASM2569848v2, whole genome shotgun sequence DNA harbors:
- the LOC108461120 gene encoding uncharacterized protein LOC108461120, whose product MFHPGQATEEVTKIELNNPKSLLLPGSSLASVESLSMPLVHQVVLSADIQCAECQRRIAHIMSRMKETDSVLVTVLEKKVTLTSRYPSNGKQVAVINKNPLSAMSMVKRIFRTFRR is encoded by the exons ATGTTTCATCCTGGTCAAGCCACGGAGGAGGTCACAAAAATTGAACTTAACAACCCAAAAAGCCTATTGCTTCCTGGAAGTAGCCTTGCCTCTGTTGAATCCTTATCTATGCCACTT GTCCACCAAGTTGTTCTCTCAGCCGATATTCAGTGTGCAGAGTGTCAAAGGAGAATAGCACACATAATGTCAAGAATGAAGG AGACAGACTCAGTTTTGGTGACTGTGTTGGAGAAGAAGGTAACACTCACCAGTAGATACCCTAGTAATGGAAAGCAAGTTGCTGTTATTAACAAGAATCCTCTCAGCGCAATGAGCATGGTGAAGAGGATTTTTCGCACTTTCCGAAGATGA
- the LOC108463828 gene encoding uncharacterized protein LOC108463828 — translation MASDTTDSHRRKHHRSPSDEEETDKSSKRHKHRHHKHRHHRHRSKKHEDEARDGGEDPLPPPSIPRPDDDVEEGEILDEEPTAEIKADQSRDGRDVSDPGAGENSNSVDEQVRGIGDKSEDRKHNHARLSGNLSVESQGELVPRVLSDDHINSSPSRSGKKKNYHEDVKEVDDKKLSDTRNSLSSESSGEKYKTSASSPLDSKCYDYTRSRSESRYIVRERSRSQSIVDEEALLNRSRRHERDPSQDGQHGSRNLVRNDERERSASYGRYVGEERHRNMGTHGRERSREREMDWELRREKERDRSREREMGVEWNRDREIYGERRRERERARSRDRDMSGERRREKERERSREREMERERRREKERGKSRDRDLDGERRREKVHDRIWDTEADRDRKREKERDWSRDHSSAYDRDRDRRREKTEEWNQERERERRRDRSGDRDRNIEIENDGYSDRDRYKKHSHSKRDETEIYQDGTRKNETVKVHGSNIDSLERHGDKLKRDEEEQDDFEERLTLKLAGEEEEEAELNRIKEESRKRRQAILEKYKCQPLQQQTQSLAADVNKDNRPVENNGQIIAATRAGPDVVGGHEDIYFADPLLSVQKSPSENGHAASERTSGAAGLGEGTPKSERSDDIFCDDIFGETPTGVRKLGKGDGLPVIRSGLHDNWDDAEGYYSYRFGEILDGRYEVTAAHGKGVFSTVVRAKDLKAGATVSEEVAIKIIRNNETMHKAGQLEVQILKKLAGADPDDKRHCVRFLSSFKYRNHLCLVFESLHMNLREVLKKFGRNIGLKLTAVRAYAKQLFIALKHLKNCGVLHCDIKPDNMLVNEAKNVLKLCDFGNAMFAGKNEITPYLVSRFYRAPEIILGLPYDHPMDIWSVGCCLYELYTGKVLFPGPTNNDMLRLHMELKGPFPKKMLRKGAFTEQHFDQDLNFHATEEDPVTKKSIKRMILNIKPKDISSIIVGSPGEDPKMVANFKDLLEKIFVLDPEKRMTVTQALAHPFITGK, via the exons ATGGCTAGCGACACCACAGATTCTCATCGAAGGAAGCACCATCGTTCTCCATCCGACGAAGAGGAAACCGATAAGTCCTCCAAACGCCACAAGCATCGCCACCACAAACATCGTCACCACCGCCACCGCAGCAAAAAGCACGAGGACGAAGCCAGAGATGGTGGTGAAGATCCGCTTCCTCCTCCTTCGATTCCTCGACCTGATGATGACGTCGAGGAAGGAGAGATTCTTGATGAGGAACCGACCGCCGAAATCAAGGCTGATCAATCTCGCGATGGCCGGGATGTTTCGGATCCG GGAGCTGGCGAAAATAGTAATTCTGTGGATGAGCAAGTAAGAGGGATTGGTGACAAGAGTGAAGATAGGAAGCATAATCATGCTAGGCTCTCTGGAAATTTAAGTGTTGAGTCTCAAGGAGAATTGGTCCCCAGAGTTCTCTCTGATGATCATATCAATAGCTCACCTTCAAGAAGTGGTAAGAAAAAGAATTACCATGAGGATGTCAAAGAGGTTGATGACAAGAAATTAAGCGACACAAGAAACTCGTTGTCCTCTGAAAGTTCTGGGGAAAAATACAAGACATCAGCTAGCTCACCTCTTGATTCAAAATGTTATGATTATACTAGGAGTAGATCTGAGTCACGTTATATTGTGAGGGAAAGATCACGTTCCCAAAGCATAGTGGATGAGGAGGCTCTTTTGAATAGAAGTCGCCGTCACGAACGCGATCCTAGTCAGGATGGGCAACATGGTAGTAGAAACTTAGTTAGGAATGATGAAAGAGAACGAAGTGCTAGTTATGGCAGATATGTTGGTGAAGAAAGGCATCGCAACATGGGGACACATGGTAGAGAGAGGAGCAGGGAAAGGGAGATGGATTGGGAATTAAGAAGGGAGAAGGAGCGCGACAGAAGCAGAGAAAGGGAGATGGGAGTTGAATGGAACAGGGACAGGGAGATTTATGGTGAGAGGAGAAGGGAGAGGGAGCGAGCAAGGAGTAGAGATAGAGACATGAGTGGTGAAAGGAGAAGGGAGAAGGAGCGAGAGAGGAGTAGGGAGAGAGAAATGGAGAGGGAAAGGAGAAGGGAGAAGGAGCGAGGGAAGAGCCGGGACAGGGATCTAGATGGTGAAAGGAGAAGGGAGAAGGTGCATGATAGGATCTGGGATACAGAAGCAGATAGAGATAGGAAGAGGGAGAAGGAAAGAGATTGGAGCAGGGATCATAGCAGTGCTTATGATAGAGATAGAGATAGGAGAAGGGAAAAAACTGAAGAATGGAACCAAGAGCGGGAGAGGGAAAGGAGAAGGGACAGGAGTGGGGATAGAGATAGGAATATTGAAATTGAAAATGATGGCTATAGTGATCGAGATAGATATAAGAAACATTCTCACTCGAAACGGGATGAAACAGAAATTTATCAAGACGGAACAAGGAAGAATGAAACAGTAAAGGTTCATGGTTCTAACATCGATTCATTGGAAAGACATGGTGATAAACTAAAAAG AGATGAAGAGGAGCAAGACGATTTTGAAGAAAGGCTTACGTTAAAACTTGctggagaggaggaggaagagGCAGAACTCAATAGGATTAAAGAGGAAAGTAGGAAGCGAAGGCAAGCCATCTTAGAGAAATATAAGTGTCAGCCGTTGCAGCAACAGACACAGTCACTCGCAGCGGATGTAAATAAAG ATAATAGGCCTGTAGAGAATAATGGGCAAATAATAGCTGCTACTCGTGCTGGTCCAGATGTCGTTGGTGGGCATGAAGATATCTATTTTGCTGATCCATTATTGTCTGTTCAGAAGTCACCTTCAGAAAATGGGCATGCTGCTTCGGAGAGGACATCTGGTGCTGCTGGGCTTGGTGAAGGTACCCCGAAG AGTGAGAGGTCAGATGATATTTTCTGTGATGATATATTTGGGGAAACACCTACTGGAGTTCGTAAATTG GGTAAAGGTGATGGTTTGCCGGTTATAAGGAGTGGTCTTCATGACAATTGGGATGACGCTGAAGGATATTATA GCTATCGATTTGGTGAAATACTTGATGGCCGATATGAAGTAACTGCTGCTCATGGAAAAGGAGTTTTTTCAACGGTTGTACGTGCGAAGGATCTTAAGGCTGGTGCTACTGTTTCCGAAGAAGTAGCTATAAAGATCATTCGTAATAATGAAACGAT GCACAAGGCTGGTCAGCTGGAGGTTCAAATATTGAAAAAATTAGCAGGTGCAGATCCAGATGATAAGCGACATTGTGTTCGTTTTTTGTCAAGTTTCAAGTACAGGAATCATCTTTGTTTAGTTTTTGAGTCTCTTCATATGAATCTGCGTGAAGTTCTCAAGAAGTTTGGTCGCAATATTGGTCTTAAACTAACTGCTGTCAGAGCTTATGCTAAGCAACTTTTTATTGCGCTTAAGCATCTAAAAAACTGTGGTGTTCTTCATTGTGATATAAAGCCTGATAACATGCtg GTAAATGAGGCAAAAAATGTGCTGAAGCTTTGTGATTTTGGTAATGCCATGTTTGCTGGTAAAAATGAAATTACACCATACCTTGTTAGCCGCTTTTATCGTGCACCAGAAATTA TTCTTGGTTTGCCTTACGATCATCCAATGGATATCTGGTCTGTTGGTTGCTGTTTGTATGAGCTATATACTGGAAAAGTTCTTTTCCCTGGTCCAACAAACAATGACATGCTACGTCTTCATATGGAACTCAAAGGTCCTTTTCCAAAGAAGATGTTGCGTAAG ggaGCATTTACAGAACAACACTTTGATCAAGATCTGAATTTTCATGCTACAGAAGAGGATCCTGTTACTAAAAAG AGTATAAAGAGGATGATTCTTAACATAAAGCCAAAAGATATCAGTTCAATTATTGTTGGCTCTCCAGGTGAGGATCCAAAGATGGTAGCCAACTTCAAAGAccttctagaaaaaatttttgtGCTTGATCCAGAGAAGAGAATGACAGTTACTCAGGCATTGGCTCATCCATTCATCACGGGCAAGTGA
- the LOC108461438 gene encoding uncharacterized protein LOC108461438 isoform X1 translates to MGKKLAALLGRGFKPSKFKSLVTLAISRLAVFKNQHQIRCNQARSDVVQLLQLAHHDRALLRGLFRQVDQVIKEQNMLDVFVILEGYCNLVIERLHLIEQDRVCPDELKEAISGLLFASSRCGDFPELLEIRAVFTSHYGKEFAARAIELRNNCGVNAKIIQKLSTRQPDLQSRRNVLNQIAAEYGIALQLEETTDSSEGNLDVSKKQEISVKASHDAGDDDEFSDSIKTRRKYRDVADAAQAAFESAAYAAAAARAAVELSRSDSYDPDDQNGPNTRQNTVFDKQEANSKDMENHGSQAVELNHTKKAPEIKMSSPSSEGSAEGIIDLRTMSFNEVDPLKLLEKEVVIYESDDDKYDSRGSSFDLNARKLKGKVLDTDNDGEHSEKKLD, encoded by the exons ATGGGAAAGAAGCTTGCTGCATTGCTTGGACGAGGCTTCAAGCCATCCAAGTTCAAATCACTAGTCACTCTTGCCATTTCTCGTCTTGCTGTTTTCAAGAACCAGCATCAGATTCGCTGCAACCAAGCTCGTTCCGATGTTGTACAGCTCCTTCAACTTGCCCATCATGATCGGGCTCTTCTTAGA GGTTTGTTTCGACAGGTTGACCAGGTGATCAAGGAGCAAAACATGTTGGACGTCTTCGTTATACTTGAAGGGTATTGTAATCTGGTTATTGAACGACTCCATCTCATTGAGCAGGACAG AGTATGCCCTGACGAGCTCAAGGAGGCTATATCCGGCTTGCTCTTTGCATCTTCAAGGTGTGGGGATTTTCCCGAGCTTCTAGAGATTCGTGCTGTTTTTACATCTCACTACGGCAAAGAATTCGCTGCTCGTGCAATCGAGCTGCGCAACAATTGTGGAGTGAACGCTAAG ATTATACAGAAGCTGTCAACCAGACAACCAGACTTGCAGAGCAGAAGGAATGTGCTCAACCAGATTGCTGCCGAGTACGGCATTGCTTTACAACTCGAGGAAACCACTGATTCCAGCGAG GGAAATCTGGATGTAAGCAAGAAGCAGGAGATATCAGTTAAGGCAAGTCATGATGCAGGAGATGATGATGAGTTCTCTGATTCAATAAAAACAAGGAGAAAATACAGGGATGTAGCCGATGCAGCTCAAGCAGCCTTTGAGTCAGCTGCCTATGCAGCAGCAGCTGCAAGAGCAGCTGTGGAACTCTCTCGGTCTGATTCCTATGATCCTGATGATCAGAACGGTCCTAATACTCGACAGAACACAGTGTTTGACAAACAAGAAGCAAATTCTAAAGATATGGAAAATCATGGTAGTCAAGCAGTGGAGTTGAATCATACCAAGAAGGCACCAGAAATCAAGATGTCTAGTCCTTCAAGTGAAGGATCAGCAGAGGGAATCATAGACCTTAGGACAATGTCATTCAACGAAGTGGACCCACTCAAGCTATTGGAGAAGGAAGTGGTTATTTATGAGAGTGATGATGATAAATATGATTCCCGTGGTTCAAGTTTTGATTTGAATGCAAGGAAGCTTAAAGGCAAGGTCCTAGATACAGATAATGATGGTGAGCactcagaaaagaaacttgactGA
- the LOC108461438 gene encoding uncharacterized protein LOC108461438 isoform X2 translates to MGKKLAALLGRGFKPSKFKSLVTLAISRLAVFKNQHQIRCNQARSDVVQLLQLAHHDRALLRVDQVIKEQNMLDVFVILEGYCNLVIERLHLIEQDRVCPDELKEAISGLLFASSRCGDFPELLEIRAVFTSHYGKEFAARAIELRNNCGVNAKIIQKLSTRQPDLQSRRNVLNQIAAEYGIALQLEETTDSSEGNLDVSKKQEISVKASHDAGDDDEFSDSIKTRRKYRDVADAAQAAFESAAYAAAAARAAVELSRSDSYDPDDQNGPNTRQNTVFDKQEANSKDMENHGSQAVELNHTKKAPEIKMSSPSSEGSAEGIIDLRTMSFNEVDPLKLLEKEVVIYESDDDKYDSRGSSFDLNARKLKGKVLDTDNDGEHSEKKLD, encoded by the exons ATGGGAAAGAAGCTTGCTGCATTGCTTGGACGAGGCTTCAAGCCATCCAAGTTCAAATCACTAGTCACTCTTGCCATTTCTCGTCTTGCTGTTTTCAAGAACCAGCATCAGATTCGCTGCAACCAAGCTCGTTCCGATGTTGTACAGCTCCTTCAACTTGCCCATCATGATCGGGCTCTTCTTAGA GTTGACCAGGTGATCAAGGAGCAAAACATGTTGGACGTCTTCGTTATACTTGAAGGGTATTGTAATCTGGTTATTGAACGACTCCATCTCATTGAGCAGGACAG AGTATGCCCTGACGAGCTCAAGGAGGCTATATCCGGCTTGCTCTTTGCATCTTCAAGGTGTGGGGATTTTCCCGAGCTTCTAGAGATTCGTGCTGTTTTTACATCTCACTACGGCAAAGAATTCGCTGCTCGTGCAATCGAGCTGCGCAACAATTGTGGAGTGAACGCTAAG ATTATACAGAAGCTGTCAACCAGACAACCAGACTTGCAGAGCAGAAGGAATGTGCTCAACCAGATTGCTGCCGAGTACGGCATTGCTTTACAACTCGAGGAAACCACTGATTCCAGCGAG GGAAATCTGGATGTAAGCAAGAAGCAGGAGATATCAGTTAAGGCAAGTCATGATGCAGGAGATGATGATGAGTTCTCTGATTCAATAAAAACAAGGAGAAAATACAGGGATGTAGCCGATGCAGCTCAAGCAGCCTTTGAGTCAGCTGCCTATGCAGCAGCAGCTGCAAGAGCAGCTGTGGAACTCTCTCGGTCTGATTCCTATGATCCTGATGATCAGAACGGTCCTAATACTCGACAGAACACAGTGTTTGACAAACAAGAAGCAAATTCTAAAGATATGGAAAATCATGGTAGTCAAGCAGTGGAGTTGAATCATACCAAGAAGGCACCAGAAATCAAGATGTCTAGTCCTTCAAGTGAAGGATCAGCAGAGGGAATCATAGACCTTAGGACAATGTCATTCAACGAAGTGGACCCACTCAAGCTATTGGAGAAGGAAGTGGTTATTTATGAGAGTGATGATGATAAATATGATTCCCGTGGTTCAAGTTTTGATTTGAATGCAAGGAAGCTTAAAGGCAAGGTCCTAGATACAGATAATGATGGTGAGCactcagaaaagaaacttgactGA
- the LOC108463334 gene encoding homologous-pairing protein 2 homolog, whose protein sequence is MAPKSDNTEAIVLNYVNEQNRPLNSQNVADSLQKFNLKKASIQKTLDSLADSGKISFKEYGKQKIYLARQDQFNIPNNEELASMKEENAKLQEHLDQQKKAITEVEGEIKSLQSNLTLEQIHDKEAKLRKEVKEMEDKLVKLRGGVTLVRPEEKKAVEAMYSEKISLWRRRKRMFKDLWDAITENSPKDLKEFKEELGIEYDEDVGVNLQSFSELLQHGKKRARGQ, encoded by the exons ATGGCTCCGAAATCCGACAACACCGAAG CAATCGTGCTCAACTACGTGAATGAG CAAAATCGGCCTCTAAATTCTCAAAATGTTGCCGATTCTCTACAAAAGTTTAACCTCAAAAAGGCTTCCATTCAAAAAACACTGGATAGTCTTGCTGATAGTGGAAAAATTTCATTCAAGGAGTATGGTAAGCAGAAGATATACCTTGCTCGTCAAGACCAGTTCAATATCCCCAACAATGAAGAGCTTGCTTCTATGAAGGAAGAAAATGCCAAACTGCAGGAACACCTTGATCAACAAAAAAAAGCAATCACTGAGGTTGAGGGAG AAATTAAAAGCTTGCAGTCTAATCTAACTCTGGAACAGATTCATGACAAGGAAGCTAAACTGAGGAAAGAG GTTAAGGAAATGGAGGATAAATTAGTTAAATTGCGTGGAGGAGTAACTCTGGTTAGGCCAGAGGAAAAAAAGGCAGTTGAAGCCATGTATTCTGAGAAAATAAGCCTGTGGAGAAGACGGAAAAGGATGTTCAAGGATCTATGGGATGCTATCACGGAGAACTCACCTAAGGATCTAAAGGAATTCAAG GAGGAACTGGGAATTGAATATGATGAAGATGTTGGTGTGAATTTACAATCATTCTCTGAGCTCCTTCAGCATGGGAAGAAGCGGGCTAGAGGTCAGTAA
- the LOC108462971 gene encoding uncharacterized protein LOC108462971, whose amino-acid sequence MAMAVLATQSLLCQTHCWALPRPTPFNSNPPPLPSRYPCKHHGETGPTTSFSTLHSMPIVCRASRRKSTALSSISEGSDQDGPLRRVLQLSLWAAEAVYILWLFLLPYAPGDPVWAISSNTINELIGLSLNFFFILPLTNAVGIRLIDAPVLHPMSEGLFNFVIGWTLMFAPLLFTDRKRDRYKSSLDVLWGLQMFLTNTFLIPYMAIRLNEADADSRPSKLSPLGSVMTNGAAVVGLIGGAVCVFSAIWALYGRMDGEFGNITDRWQFLVSYLGSERLAYAFIWDICLYTIFQPWLIGENLQNVEKSKVGVVSYLRFIPVVGLVAYLLFLNLADQ is encoded by the exons ATGGCCATGGCTGTACTAGCTACTCAATCTTTGCTCTGCCAAACCCATTGCTGGGCTCTTCCAAGACCAACACCCTTCAATTCCAACCCTCCTCCACTGCCCAGCCGCTACCCCTGCAAACATCACGGCGAAACAGGGCCCACAACCTCCTTTTCTACCCTCCATTCCATGCCCATTGTTTGCCGCGCGTCCCGTCGCAAGTCCACCGCCTTGAGCTCCATCTCGGAAGGAAGCGATCAGGATGGTCCTCTTCGGCGAGTCCTTCAGCTGAGTCTGTGGGCCGCTGAGGCTGTTTACATCTTGTGGCTCTTTTTGCTTCCCTATGCTCCT GGAGACCCTGTATGGGCCATCAGTTCCAACACAATAAACGAACTCATCGGTCTTTCTCTCAATTTCTTCTTCATTTTGCCTTTGACCAATGCTG TCGGTATTCGTCTGATTGATGCCCCAGTCCTTCATCCT ATGTCTGAGGGATTGTTCAACTTTGTTATTGGGTGGACACTGATGTTTGCTCCATTGTTATTCACTGATCGCAAGAGGGACAGATACAAAAGTTCCCTCGATGTTCTATGGGGACTGCAGATGTTTCTCACCAACA CATTCTTAATTCCTTACATGGCAATCCGGCTGAACGAAGCTGATGCAGATAGCCGTCCTAGCAAGCTCTCTCCTCTAGGCTCCGTGATGACAAATGGTGCAGCCGTAGTGGGATTAATTGGTGGGGCTGTATGTGTGTTTTCTGCAATATGGGCTCTTTATGGTCGAATGGACGGTGAGTTTGGAAACATAACAGACAGGTGGCAGTTCTTGGTAAGTTATTTAGGTTCAGAAAGACTGGCTTATGCCTTCATTTGGGACATATGTTTATACACAATCTTTCAGCCTTGGTTGATTGGTGAGAACCTACAAAATGTTGAGAAAAGCAAAGTTGGTGTAGTGAGTTATCTTAGATTTATCCCTGTGGTTGGCTTAGTTGCCTATCTTCTCTTTTTAAATCTTGCGGACCAATAG